The nucleotide sequence TATATAAACATTTGAACAtgatttattatcaccaaatactcctaatattaattataaaatttatttaattccctatatttatataaattagttCTATTTATACATTtgcaaattttttttgtttttggcttCATCTAGGATTAGTTACATATATAGTAATTCAAACATGTTTCAAATATTCTAATTTAGAATCTGATAGATAATTTTTTCAATTTAGTTTAGACTGATTTGATGGACAAATACCTATAAAAATCATTGATTCCAAAAACTTAGTacttaatataaatatttaaaatataaaacatgatgatataataataataataataataatacattaattattcaatatatttttaatagaaaCATATAAACGTGGATTAATTGATGGTTGGTTGTTAGGGCTACAATTTAGCTTGCAATGCCCACCGTTCACTGAGCGGGTATATGACGGTTGACCCGGAAACAGGCTTCTTCTCCTTGCACCCACTTGTCACCAACCACTACAACGCAGCTCTACTCCCCTCCCTCCACATTCAACCAACACCTCAGCTACAAACCAGGGAGCAACTTTGTTGCACCACTAGGAAGaagagaactagagagagagagagagaggaagaggagaagcttAGTCTTGCACCATACAAACCTCTGCTTACCCCGTTCCGCCTTCAACCGCAACCATTACAAAGCCTCCACCCTTCTCTGTTCTTCTTCTGATGGCAATGGTGATGGACCAGCAACAGCcagagcaacagcagcagcagcagacgtACAGGCACTATTGCCGGATATGCAAGAAGGGGTTTGGCTGCGGGCGCGCCCTCGGGGGCCACATGCGCGCTCACGGGATCGTCGACGACTACGCGGCCGACGCTGAGGATGACCCCTCCGGCTGCAGCGACTGGGATGGCAGGATGAATTCGGCGGCCGCCGGCACCAAGCGGATGTACGCGCTCCGCACCAACCCCGCCCGCCTCAGGAGCTGCCGCGTCTGCGAGAACTGCGGCAAGGAGTTCCTGTCGTGGAAGTCATTCCTCGAGCACGGCAGATGCAGctccgaggaggaggaagaggaggaggaggaagagggctaCGAGTCTGTGCCCGCCTCGTCCAGGTCCGAGGGTGACGTCGATCTCGCGGGGTGGAGTAAGGGCAAGCGATCCCGGCGCGCGAAGGTGGTCGGGATGAGCGAAGAGGAGGACCTCGCCAGCTGCCTGATGATGCTGTCCGCCGCCCGTGTCGAGCCGGCGGCTATCGCCGAGACCGAGGAGTCGTGTGCGTCCGCGAGCAAGGAGGACGACCGGCGGCAGCAAACGGTCGCGGTCGGTGTCACGACGGAGATTCCTCAGGGTCCTGCATTCTTGCCGCCGGCGCAACCGAGCGTTCCCAGGGGGACGTTCGAGTGCAAGGCTTGCAAGAAGGTCTTCAGCTCGCACCAGGCGCTGGGGGGCCACCGGGCCAGCCACAAGAAGGTCAAAGGCTGCTTCGCCGTCAAGCACGACGGCCTCGACGAGGCCCCGCCCGACGACGAGGTGATCACCCACGAGAACGTGGCGGCCGCATCGACCTCGACGGCGATCGTGCCGTTCGATGACCCGGCTCCCCTGGCCATTACGCCGCTCAGAAAGAGGTCGAAGGTGCACGAGTGCTCCATCTGCCACCGCGTGTTCACGTCGGGGCAGGCGTTGGGCGGGCACAAGCGGTGCCACTGGATCACGTCCAGTTCGCCGGACCCCGGCCTAAAGCTCCAACCCTTACCGCACCACGCCAACCTTCCCCACCAGCTGACGCTTAGACCCATGTTCGATGAACCTCTCGATCTCAACCAGCCTGCGCGCGCCGATGAGATCGCTCGAGGGACGAGGGACATCGGGAGTCCATTACGACTCCAAATGCCTGCAGCGATCTACTTACAGGCATGGATCGATCGCCGCGACGTCGGCAGAAACAGAGCCTGTGCCACCAGCAGTGACAAGAACGACGATCACAATAACGTCCACGGCAAGGACGACAACAACACCGAGATGTCTGGTCTCAACGTGGACGACGAAGTGGACAGCAAAGTAAAGAGAGCGAAGCTGAGCGAGCTGAAGGACATCAACATGGGAGAAGACAGCTCCCCTTGGTTGCAGGTGGGGATTGGTTCGTCTGCCAACGAGAGCAGTGAAGCATGAAGAACAGGAGGAGGAGATGCAGAGTGTGTGTTGTAATAGAAGACTGTAAttacaagaaaaaacaaaaaaaaaatcattcacgTTCAAATATCATGTAactctttttctctttattttccctccctccctccctaatTATCTCATGATTAAGTGCTGGAATCAAGTTTTCCTAATAAAGATGAATTCGTGCAGCAGACGGCTGGAAAGTAATCAATATAGCGAAATCATCTTTGTCTTCACTGTCACTATTTCCTagtctctctttcttttctttgtttctcCTACCTTCTACTCTTCCATCTCTCTTGCACAAGGGAAAACATAATTGATATGCTACGAGATTAAAACAAATAAATCATAGTTATTGCAATTATTCCTTCCAATGGATCAACTCATACAAAATATATTTCATCAAAGTTTGGAAAAAACCAAAAAAGACCACAGCAATAAACCTTGAAGATTATCGTCAGCATCTAGACTGAAATCTCACCTTCATCATTTAccctttgtaaaaaaaatatacatatatatcttcgAAACTTATAAGACACTTTCATATTTCAGCATGAattgcaaaaataaaattacGATGCATAGTAGATGTTAACAATGGACTCGAAGTCTAACGACACACATCCTAGTCATCTTTTAATCACTGGGGTGTCTCTTCCGGAGAAAAAAAGACGACATTCAAAAGATTTCCTAGCTTCAACAATTTCATCCGCGATAAATGCACATGTCCGTAACAAAAGTATTACAAGCATTGGCAATTGGTTTGCTAATTTTGAATGCAGTGCACGACATGCTAACAACCTTACAGGAATATCACTCTGAATCATCCAAGGAGAACTGCAATAGTTTTGCTGACAACTCACTTGGCACCCGAATAGGACGATAGCTTCCATTGAGACAAACAACTGTTGCGGTTGCTTCCAATATGGGCTGAAGAGACACAAGATGGCAAAGAATTTATAGATGCACATTAACAAATGGTGTCAATCTAAAAAATAAGTTTATTGCATACCTGCAGATCTGGCAGCTTGTAAATGAAGTGTTCCATAATAACTCGAGCAGCCGTGATGCTCACAACCCTCACCTTTAAAACAAATTTATCCTGACTCTGATAATGCAAGAAAACCCAATGAAGACACGAACTTACAATTTGATATAGATCGACAAAATAAACTGTCAGCATGAGTTGGGAGAAAACTACTAAATTCCAGTAACTGTTTTCTTCAAGTGATGCACTTCATAAGCACCATTCTTATACAGGGTAGCCACTTGGTTTTCCAAATTGGTACTCAAAAGCCTGTCTGTGCACTTCACTTATTTAACAAATCATCTATCGATCCGGATATCTTGTCAATTAATTAGCAAAATTCCGGGAACACCaacaaattttatttatttattttttgggttCAAAAGGTCAAACAAATTGTTTTTAACATATGAACAAGTAGGATAGAAACCCATGATGCTTCTAGAGAAGAAGCTCTGTGCTTCTTCAAGCTCTTTTAAGCATGCAATAATTTGATGAACCAGAAGCAAGACATACTCTTAATGGTGAAATATACTTCAGCCGCAAGTCAGAAAGTGCAAATGAGTTTCCAGTGCGAGCAACTGCATCCACATTAATCCCGATCTTCTTAAGTAATTCATGACGGCCTAATCGAATTCAAAAGACGGGCAGCATTAAGGAATAAGGAACTGTAGCTTGTAAATCAATAGGGGGAGACATCTCCAATTAAGAAAGAGCAGGTAAAAGTAAAGGACCATAGAATACCAAGGTCCAGGATCATCCAGTtgtatttttaagaaaatataatgCATATAACATTTTCTCTGCTTGTCAGGATGTCAGATGCATTAAGCTTCACCATAGTTGCCCaataattctatttcccactaccAGAAGAGAAAACTGAAAAGCAAGGTGTTCAAAAAATAGCTCCCAAgtcatttttgtcattccaactgacaTTAGTCATAACGTCTTCCCATAAGAGATATGGAACAGGGAGCTCACCTGAATACTCAAAATTGACATTTTCGGAAGGTCTTGAACAAAGTACAGCGGAGCTGCAAATTCAATTCAAATTACGGAACATCTTGTTAGTAGGCATTACTTCTTTCTTCCCatccttctttagctttgtatCCATTCTTCTTGAAATAAATTATCTTCTCCCAGAATCGGCATGCATTTTCCTTTATTCacattctttctttatttttgtttctgATAAATGAAGGATCAGGtccttctttcttctttcatACACCTTGCCTGTTTCTTTCTTCCACATATTTCTGTTATCCTCAAATTCATGCTCCTTTTTCCACATCTACTTTCTACCAGCAAACACCATCCACATTCATATTCTTGCTGGCTTCTCCAGTGAAATTATCTATTAAAATTTAAATGCATCTAGTAACTAACTTATCCTAAACAACAAATTGATTCCAATGACTGATGAATCTGCCTCATGTGCATAAAATTCCATGCAAGTTTAACCTATGGTATCAAAAATATCAACataacaaggtatatccattttaaGCCGATCTAATGTAAAATTGCACATAGAATGCACATGAAGGTATCATTCATGTGGACCATATTAAAATTCAAGTACTACAATATAGAAGTATAATTATCTAGAACGGAGAGGGGGAAAAAACCAGAAATTCACTCCTGAATTGCTACCATATCTAAGGATAAGGAGTGAGACTCATATTGATGGTAGGAAGTGGTAATAACATCTTTTGAAAAATTGTCTAATAGAAGAATGAGAACACAGGATGTAAAGAAGTATCAACCCCTAAAGAAACCAACTCTTTAGACGAACAAATTTTGGTGGTTCAAATGCTCTCTTAGATGTCCATACCAGGTTCTTAATCTGGTTCCTGCATTTGCTTCCTAGAAGAAGCCATATCATATAGAGTTTCTTACCACATTGACTCCTGCATCCACCtgcaatttatttaattttttgttggtgataaaaataataaaaaagaatgatGCACTTGACTTAAATGAAATCACAGCAAGCATCAACTtctctcattctctttttttcttttttaacttcTCTCATTCTCTTTAACAAGATGTTTTCGTGAATGAATCTGGTTGACCACACTTCcacaattcaaaaaatattgtgtTCTATCTTTTTAATTCCAAGCAATTGCCTACACAAAAAAAGATGGACATATCTTTAGAGGATACCTTAGCCAATATCATCTCCAGCTTTTCTTTCACATACAAGCcaataaaagataaaagaaatagaAACAAAGTTTTGTAAATGTCGACAAGTCCATGAATCAGGCAGTTAATGACATTCACAAtctgactttctctttaaattttgAGTTGACCAAAGCCCACATGGTAATAATAAATACAGTTGGATTCATACAGATTTCAGTTAGATCCAAAATCTCTTAAAAGACAGACCTGGATAGATTGTCCTTTTCTAATTTTTCAGGCAATACTGAACTCTAACAATTTCATCCAAGGAAAACAGACCATGCAAGCATTTGTATTCTGTTAGAAATTTTGATTAAGGCATAAACCATGTTAATTTTTTTCTAGACATCATATTGCATAATTATGAGAAAATATACAATGGGTCTACTCATGATAGGACACTATCTACACCAAACAACActgcaaaagataattttttatgcTCAACAATACGTAAAAGATAattcatttaaaaataataataaggacTCCTGATATCAATCTTTGAAAAGACTTATCCTAGGAGATAAAGTGTTCCTCTTGTTTCCAGCCAAAAAAGCCCTCCATCACTATGCACAATAAAATGAAAATATTTCAGACATGATTTAATCCTAATTTTTTGTTGGGAATCAACATAGCTTTTACTCCTttgccccccccccccaaaaaaaaagaaacatagctTTTACTCGATTTGATTAGATTACCAAGTTACTAATTCAATTTCAAAATCAAACAGAAGCAGACTATTAATTGAAAAATGCATCATGGGAAAACCATCAAGTTTTATTGAACCATTCAACCACATATAATAAGGCATAAATTGAATCCAATTCTACTAATCATAGTGCATAGATCTTGAAATAAATATTACCATGCTGACAATAGTTTGCATAGACAGCATTATTAACAACTCCAAACTGATCGACTTCATAATCTCTGACGTTAAGCTC is from Musa acuminata AAA Group cultivar baxijiao chromosome BXJ3-8, Cavendish_Baxijiao_AAA, whole genome shotgun sequence and encodes:
- the LOC135645733 gene encoding zinc finger protein ZAT4-like, which translates into the protein MAMVMDQQQPEQQQQQQTYRHYCRICKKGFGCGRALGGHMRAHGIVDDYAADAEDDPSGCSDWDGRMNSAAAGTKRMYALRTNPARLRSCRVCENCGKEFLSWKSFLEHGRCSSEEEEEEEEEEGYESVPASSRSEGDVDLAGWSKGKRSRRAKVVGMSEEEDLASCLMMLSAARVEPAAIAETEESCASASKEDDRRQQTVAVGVTTEIPQGPAFLPPAQPSVPRGTFECKACKKVFSSHQALGGHRASHKKVKGCFAVKHDGLDEAPPDDEVITHENVAAASTSTAIVPFDDPAPLAITPLRKRSKVHECSICHRVFTSGQALGGHKRCHWITSSSPDPGLKLQPLPHHANLPHQLTLRPMFDEPLDLNQPARADEIARGTRDIGSPLRLQMPAAIYLQAWIDRRDVGRNRACATSSDKNDDHNNVHGKDDNNTEMSGLNVDDEVDSKVKRAKLSELKDINMGEDSSPWLQVGIGSSANESSEA
- the LOC135644752 gene encoding acyl-acyl carrier protein thioesterase ATL3, chloroplastic-like, translating into MQLRSHSLVHDARVPFSPSSATRLSAVRAALSIHLMQRGTHRGPVLRRCGGRCVRPVAARRTEAPGSVSDIRTQKFFEVELNVRDYEVDQFGVVNNAVYANYCQHGRHELLKKIGINVDAVARTGNSFALSDLRLKYISPLRSQDKFVLKVRVVSITAARVIMEHFIYKLPDLQPILEATATVVCLNGSYRPIRVPSELSAKLLQFSLDDSE